The following proteins are co-located in the Xyrauchen texanus isolate HMW12.3.18 chromosome 41, RBS_HiC_50CHRs, whole genome shotgun sequence genome:
- the LOC127634333 gene encoding atypical chemokine receptor 4-like: protein MGGPSEFDHDYHYNDHDNSSNHSYYDDDFSDYPTVCDKQEIRSFAGVFLPVVYTLALILGLAGNSLVVFVYLSHKRLRTLTDVLILNLAFADLLLLLTLPFWAADAVNGWEIGIAACKITSALYTTNFSCSMLLLACISIDRYRALARGSTTAHVLGRNNGRRQSIIVCLLVWALAILLGLPDMVFYTVRQHSGGRNACRAVYPHSMARAAKATLEILEVLFSFLLPFLVMMFCYCRVGVALSQAATAGVRGSRRWRAFRVLIAVVGVFLLTQLPYNVVKLVRALDVIYMLVTECEVSKNLDRVTQITESLALTHCCLNPVLYIFIGSSFKVHMLKLAKHCGQTGRGYRHGNEQPTVEISLKSGEQNHAHSSSDNEDTSTFTI from the coding sequence ATGGGTGGTCCTTCGGAATTCGACCATGACTACCATTACAACGACCATGACAACAGTTCCAACCACAGTTACTATGATGATGACTTTTCAGACTACCCCACGGTCTGTGACAAACAAGAGATCCGGTCCTTTGCAGGGGTCTTTTTGCCTGTGGTGTACACCCTAGCCTTGATCCTGGGTCTGGCAGGAAATTCACTGGTTGTCTTTGTGTACCTTTCCCACAAGCGTTTACGAACCCTGACAGATGTCTTGATCCTCAACCTGGCCTTTGCagatctcctcctcctcctcacattGCCCTTCTGGGCCGCAGATGCAGTGAACGGCTGGGAAATTGGCATAGCTGCCTGCAAGATCACCTCCGCCCTCTACACCACCAACTTCAGCTGTAGCATGTTGCTGCTGGCCTGCATTAGCATCGACCGTTATCGTGCACTAGCTAGAGGTTCCACTACCGCCCACGTTCTGGGCAGGAACAATGGCCGCAGGCAGAGTATAATAGTGTGCCTCCTAGTTTGGGCATTGGCCATTTTGTTAGGGTTGCCTGATATGGTGTTCTATACAGTAAGACAGCATTCTGGAGGGCGTAACGCCTGCCGGGCGGTTTACCCACACAGCATGGCGCGGGCGGCTAAAGCCACTCTGGAAATTTTGGAGGTGTTGTTTAGCTTCCTTTTGCCCTTCCTGGTGATGATGTTCTGTTATTGCAGGGTGGGAGTGGCGCTGAGTCAAGCCGCTACAGCAGGGGTACGGGGCAGCAGGAGATGGCGGGCATTTCGGGTGTTGATAGCAGTAGTGGGGGTGTTTCTGTTGACCCAGTTGCCATACAATGTGGTCAAACTGGTCCGAGCTCTGGATGTGATCTATATGTTGGTAACGGAATGTGAGGTGAGCAAAAATTTGGACAGAGTCACTCAAATCACAGAGAGCCTGGCCCTTACGCATTGCTGCCTGAATCCAGTGCTTTACATCTTCATTGGATCGTCCTTCAAAGTGCACATGCTGAAGCTCGCCAAGCACTGTGGTCAGACAGGAAGAGGTTATCGTCATGGCAATGAGCAGCCAACCGTGGAGATCTCCCTTAAGTCAGGCGAACAAAATCATGCTCACTCTTCCTCGGACAATGAAGACACAAGTACATTCACCATATGA